From the Quercus lobata isolate SW786 chromosome 6, ValleyOak3.0 Primary Assembly, whole genome shotgun sequence genome, one window contains:
- the LOC115995141 gene encoding zinc finger CCCH domain-containing protein 44, which produces MEEQQRQQLNQNQNQQALVPYKPRIQDGGGQSQPCFDNSSEQSRDVDLMSVDQCHIDDSKLVGATPAATEDASKAAVELMMMMTKTTTQNKVEPSPLPVVPNTTTPTTTTTTTTTTVVVAKRKRGRPPRGQPKMTITSPPPRKKKDEEDVCFICFDGGSLVLCDRRGCPKAYHPSCIKRDEAFFKSRAKWNCGWHICSSCQKAAHYMCYTCTYSLCKGCIKDADYLCVRGNNGFCGTCMRTVKLIENLQGNKDTAQVDFDDKSSWEYLFKMYWIFLKGKLSLTLDELTRAKNPWKEADTIVCKTESSGEVYDGNNDKGSSFNHSCTGIETNNSRKRKTRKQPLLNKDSLSMEKSVSNNGMHLPEGTIWASKELLEFVAHMKNGDTSPIPQFDVQALLLEYITKNNLRDPQRKCQIVCDSRLINLFGKARVGHFEMLKLLESHFLIKENSPADDILRVGVVGAVARQLETDGNYDNQLPTGSDKRRRTRKRPDERGSHVNLDAFAAIDVHNINLIYLRRNLMESLMDDADKFHDKVIGSFVRIRIPNNDQKQEMYRLVQVVGTSKVTEPYKIGERTTDVMLEILNLDKKEVISIEGISNQEFSEDECKRLRQSIKCGLIKQLNVGEIQTKAMTLKAVRVNDVLEAEILRLNHLRDRASEKGHKKELRECVEKLQLLKSPEERQRRLYEIPEVHTDPKMDPSYDSEDNAGELDEKRQDVSLISKLSGYGRKGRELISALRAGDISEDIGSRKNFTKSCEQSSKVGMTSNSDEGGASQLHDTVSKSSWNQEREAPGINSWNPPANQVNTSGSLDIAWNSQAVVVASEISPLALSSVSEESANDSETDKIWHYEDPAGKTQGPFSMLQLRKWSEHFPSDQRIWRINEKQDKSVLLTDALSGQYNEVPPFLDNGNLLSQGVGVASDVGDNIRDGGCSESMNAAQTDNKEVEGSSKPKQEDSSVYSNNNDEVFRGNEWGSNSSSWTTPADVANSDERRNEVSLPGWDSSQGNNSWLDQPQLCNSSLTPPAFSGKSDETLSHQVRKDHGGESNSGQENGNCNSNSTADGQTKNEQGYENRSDSEGHSGQSSGQSQRAPPINGSLNSWDSNSGFTSVVKSLETTAKNQEIVIPDLPSPAPKQNNEDSKCQAGENKQAVSSSVPVQNADPSWSTASSLVGGGTQIHDVAAKWGGYSPTPAKPSVEEWDSSLVSASSLKPTEMISDHAATPTSINHQLTHSSPSHPPSNTSNWQAIVTEPADFCSLADESVSDLLAEVEAMESLDGLPSPTSIMKCGDALIDDSKNDCMSPLDGFSPALDPGKGDALSSTGDLQVPSQSTVTDEPHGVSGADVLDPQKRSSGHSSTSFEVEGDAKPSDISVNQWESGSDIQPTPPSTASWDMGTTDWRVGSESTATSYGAVQGGANLGWGGLDQRTTNMGYGSGQVAAENSVSMNMSASAGNAGIWGTHPRYGGDRFSGPRDRGFQSRDLGYGRGRGMWNNRQSMFGGNGGGSFRPPPKGQRVCKFYESGYCKKGAACGYLHP; this is translated from the exons ATGGAAGAGCAACAACGGCAACAgctaaatcaaaatcaaaatcaacaagCTTTGGTTCCTTACAAACCGCGTATTCAAGATGGAGGAGGGCAATCACAGCCTTGCTTTGACAATTCGTCGGAGCAGAGCAGAGACGTGGACCTCATGAGCGTCGATCAATGTCATATCGATGATTCCAAACTCGTCGGAGCTACACCGGCGGCGACGGAGGACGCTTCCAAGGCGGCGGTggagttgatgatgatgatgacgaaaACAACGACGCAGAACAAGGTGGAGCCTTCTCCCCTTCCGGTGGTGCCGAATACTACTACTCCTACGACTActacgacgacgacgacgacgacggtGGTGGTGGCGAAGAGAAAGCGAGGTCGACCGCCGAGAGGTCAGCCGAAGATGACCATAACGTCGCCACCGCCGAGGAAGAAGAAGGACGAAGAGGACGTGTGTTTCATTTGCTTCGATGGTGGTAGCCTCGTGCTCTGTGATCGCCG GGGCTGCCCTAAAGCATACCATCCTTCATGCATTAAGCGGGACGAGGCGTTCTTTAAATCGCGGGCTAAATGGAATTGCG GTTGGCATATATGCAGTAGTTGTCAGAAGGCTGCACATTATATGTGCTATACTTGTACATATTCTTTGTGCAAGGGTTGTATCAAAGATGCTGATTATCTGTGCGTAAGAGGAAACAATGGATTTTGTGGCACATGCATGAGAACTGTGAAGCTGATCGAGAATTTGCAAGGAAATAAGGACACG GCTCAAGTGGATTTTGATGACAAAAGCAGCTGGGAGTATCTCTTCAAGATGTATTGGATATTTTTGAAGGGGAAACTGTCTTTGACTTTAGATGAGCTTACTCGAGCTAAAAATCCATGGAAAGAAGCTGATACTATAGTTTGTAAGACAGAATCTTCAGGTGAAGTTTATGATGGTAATAATGACAAAGGTTCTAGTTTCAACCATTCATGTACAGGCATAGAAACAAATAATTCCAGAAAGAGAAAGACTAGGAAGCAGCCTCTGCTTAATAAAGACTCTCTATCTATGGAGAAATCAGTTAGTAATAATGGGATGCATCTGCCTGAAGGCACAATATGGGCATCAAAGGAACTCTTAGAGTTTGTTGCGCATATGAAAAATGGTGATACATCCCCAATACCTCAGTTTGATGTCCAGGCTCTTTTGCTAGAGTATATAACGAAAAACAATCTCCGTGATCCTCAGCGAAAATGCCAAATTGTTTGTGATTCAAGGCTTATAAATCTATTTGGAAAAGCACGTGTTGGTCACTTTGAAATGCTCAAGCTTCTTGAATCTCACTTTCTTATAAAAGAAAACTCTCCAGCAGATGATATTTTAAGAGTGGGAGTTGTTGGTGCTGTTGCACGTCAGTTGGAGACTGATGGGAATTATGATAACCAACTTCCGACAGGTAGTGATAAGAGGCGTAGAACACGTAAAAGACCTGATGAGAGAGGGTCACACGTTAATTTAGATGCATTTGCAGCAATTGATGTTCACAACATTAACTTGATTTACTTGCGGCGTAATTTGATGGAGAGTCTTATGGATGATGCTGACAAATTTCATGACAAAGTTATTGGCTCATTTGTGCGAATAAGAATTCCCAATAATGACCAAAAGCAAGAAATGTATAGGCTTGTACAAGTTGTAG GTACAAGCAAGGTGACTGAACCATATAAAATTGGAGAAAGAACTACAGATGTGATGCTTGAAATCCTAAATTTAGACAAGAAAGAGGTCATATCAATCGAGGGGATTTCAAACCAGGAGTTCTCTGAG GATGAGTGCAAACGTTTACGCCAGAGTATAAAGTGTGGGCTCATCAAACAGTTGAATGTG GGTGAGATTCAGACAAAGGCAATGACGCTTAAAGCAGTGAGAGTGAATGAT GTGCTGGAAGCAGAGATATTGAGACTTAATCATCTACGTGATCGAGCAAGTGAAAAGGGACATAAGAAGGA GTTAAGAGAATGCGTGGAGAAATTACAACTTCTGAAGTCACCCGAGGAGCGTCAGCGTAGACTGTATGAGATTCCTGAAGTCCACACCGATCCAAAAATGGATCCAAGTTATGACTCTGAGGATAATGCTGGAGAATTAGATGAGAAGAGACAAG ATGTTAGtttgatatcaaaactttctgGCTATGGTAGAAAGGGGAGGGAGCTTATCTCTGCACTAAGAGCAGGTGATATATCAGAGGATATTGGAAGCAGAAAAAACTTTACCAAGTCTTGTGAGCAGAGTAGTAAAGTTGGTATGACTAGTAATTCTGATGAAGGTGGTGCTTCCCAGCTTCATGATACAGTGAGCAAATCCTCTTGGAATCAGGAAAGAGAAGCACCTGGAATAAATAGTTGGAATCCACCAGCAAACCAGGTTAATACTTCTGGTTCATTGGACATTGCTTGGAATAGTCAAGCAGTGGTGGTTGCATCAGAAATTTCACCACTGGCTCTTTCTTCAGTGTCAGAGGAATCTGCTAATGATTCTGAGACTGACAAAATTTGGCACTACGAGGACCCAGCTGGCAAAACTCAAGGGCCATTCTCTATGCTGCAGCTGCGTAAATGGAGTGAGCACTTCCCTTCTGATCAGAGAATATGGAGGATAAATGAAAAGCAAGATAAATCTGTACTTTTGACTGATGCATTAAGTGGACAATACAATGAAGTGCCACCTTTTCTGGATAATGGTAATTTACTGTCTCAGGGAGTTGGAGTTGCCTCAGATGTTGGAGATAATATCCGTGATGGTGGGTGTAGTGAGAGTATGAATGCTGCTCAGACAGACAATAAAGAAGTTGAGGGGAGCTCAAAGCCAAAGCAGGAAGACTCAAGTGTTTatagtaataataatgatgaaGTTTTTAGGGGCAATGAATGGGGCTCTAATTCTTCTAGTTGGACTACACCTGCAGATGTTGCTAATTCCGATGAGAGAAGGAATGAAGTTTCTCTACCAGGCTGGGACTCATCCCAGGGAAATAATTCCTGGCTTGACCAGCCTCAATTGTGTAATAGTTCATTAACCCCACCTGCATTTTCTGGGAAGTCTGATGAAACTCTGTCACATCAAGTGAGGAAAGATCATGGGGGTGAAAGTAATTCTGGTCAGGAAAATGGAAATTGCAATTCAAACAGTACTGCTGACGGTCAAACTAAAAATGAACAGGGTTATGAGAACCGATCTGATAGTGAGGGCCATTCAGGCCAATCTTCTGGACAGAGCCAGAGGGCTCCACCCATAAATGGTTCATTGAACAGCTGGGATTCCAATTCTGGTTTTACCTCTGTAGTTAAGTCACTTGAAACAACAGCGAAAAATCAGGAAATTGTTATTCCAGATCTGCCCAGTCCCGCTCCAAAGCAAAACAATGAAGACTCAAAATGTCAGGCTGGTGAAAACAAGCAAGCTGTTTCTTCAAGTGTTCCTGTACAAAATGCAGACCCTTCCTGGAGCACTGCTTCTAGTTTAGTGGGTGGTGGGACTCAAATTCATGACGTAGCTGCTAAATGGGGTGGGTACTCCCCTACTCCAGCCAAACCTTCTGTTGAGGAATGGGACTCAAGTCTTGTCTCTGCATCTTCTCTGAAACCCACTGAAATGATCAGTGATCATGCTGCTACCCCAACTTCAATAAATCACCAACTGACACATTCTTCCCCGTCCCATCCTCCATCAAATACATCTAATTGGCAGGCAATAGTTACTGAACCTGCTGACTTCTGCTCTTTAGCTGACGAATCAGTTTCAGATCTGTTGGCTGAAGTTGAAGCAATGGAGTCTCTTGATGGCTTGCCTTCCCCTACTTCAATTATGAAGTGTGGAGATGCATTGATAGATGATTCTAAAAATGATTGTATGAGTCCTTTAGATGGGTTTAGCCCAGCACTTGATCCAGGAAAAGGTGACGCCTTAAGCTCCACTGGTGATTTACAAGTACCTTCTCAATCTACGGTGACTGATGAACCACATGGTGTATCTGGGGCCGATGTTCTTGATCCTCAAAAGAGGTCCAGTGGGCATTCCTCCACAAGTTTTGAAGTGGAGGGAGATGCTAAGCCCAGTGATATTTCGGTTAACCAATGGGAATCTGGTTCTGACATCCAACCTACACCGCCATCTACAGCAAGTTGGGACATGGGTACCACAGATTGGAGAGTGGGATCAGAAAGTACAGCCACTAGTTATGGAGCAGTGCAGGGAGGTGCAAACTTGGGCTGGGGAGGATTAGATCAAAGAACTACAAATATGGGTTATGGAAGTGGTCAAGTAGCAGCAGAGAACAGTGTAAGCATGAATATGAGTGCTTCTGCTGGGAATGCTGGCATTTGGGGAACCCATCCGAGATATGGTGGTGACAGATTTTCTGGTCCTAGAGATCGGGGTTTTCAGAGCAGGGATTTAGGATATGGTAGAGGTAGGGGTATGTGGAACAACAGACAGTCCATGTTTGGTGGAAACGGAGGAGGTTCCTTCAGGCCTCCTCCCAAAGGGCAGCgagtttgtaagttttatgAAAGTGGCTACTGCAAGAAGGGGGCGGCATGTGGTTATTTGCACCCATGA